One Methylophilus sp. TWE2 DNA segment encodes these proteins:
- the bamB gene encoding outer membrane protein assembly factor BamB, which yields MKFDFPALRYQSQSLKHVTLAALCLLASGLSACTAFNDVKTNLSESIFGAEPANPPVELEDIKSSYETRVLWSTDVGEAGRFTYAPVLADNLIYAVNVEGSVMQLSAETGKKVWETQLGEPISSGVGLGGGLVLAGTSKGHLYALNLNGKKLWSAILSSEIQGQPRYYDGTVIVRTSDHHIYGIDAADGRRKWSYERATPSLSLKTQAGIVVDGGAVYAGFPGGKLIAIRADNGKLIWEATVAQPKGVTEIERIADITSLPFVDGPLVYVVAYQGKVAAVDRQRGQVVWNRDISSYVGLTAENNKVYLSHTIGSVYSLDASNGKTFWRQGNLGYRNLTVPLPLSNIVAVGDLEGYIHLLSQDDGSFVGRLQLGSKPIMSLIAGSNANQFFAQSRDGHIYAVTYK from the coding sequence ATGAAGTTTGACTTCCCTGCCCTGCGCTACCAGTCGCAATCACTCAAACATGTCACGCTCGCCGCCTTATGCCTGTTGGCTAGCGGGCTTTCTGCATGCACGGCTTTCAATGATGTGAAAACCAACCTCAGCGAAAGTATTTTTGGGGCAGAACCAGCCAACCCTCCTGTTGAACTGGAGGATATCAAGTCGTCCTATGAGACACGGGTTTTGTGGTCTACCGATGTTGGCGAAGCTGGTCGCTTTACGTATGCACCTGTGTTGGCAGATAACCTGATTTATGCCGTCAATGTTGAAGGTAGCGTGATGCAACTGTCAGCTGAAACAGGTAAAAAAGTCTGGGAAACCCAACTTGGCGAGCCCATCAGCAGTGGTGTGGGCTTGGGTGGCGGCCTGGTATTGGCTGGCACCAGCAAAGGCCATTTGTACGCTTTAAATTTGAACGGCAAAAAACTGTGGAGTGCGATCCTGAGCAGTGAAATTCAGGGGCAACCACGCTATTATGATGGCACAGTCATCGTACGCACCAGCGACCACCATATTTACGGGATAGATGCCGCAGACGGCCGCCGCAAGTGGTCTTACGAGCGCGCAACCCCTTCCCTTTCCCTCAAAACACAGGCGGGTATCGTCGTTGATGGCGGTGCCGTCTATGCCGGGTTTCCTGGCGGCAAACTGATTGCCATACGAGCAGACAACGGTAAACTGATCTGGGAAGCCACCGTCGCACAGCCCAAAGGCGTGACTGAGATTGAACGTATCGCCGACATTACCAGCCTTCCGTTCGTTGACGGCCCATTGGTGTATGTGGTGGCCTATCAGGGCAAAGTCGCTGCAGTTGACCGTCAACGCGGCCAGGTTGTCTGGAATCGTGATATCTCCAGTTATGTTGGCCTCACCGCGGAGAATAACAAAGTCTACTTAAGCCATACCATAGGTTCCGTTTACTCACTGGATGCCAGCAACGGAAAAACGTTCTGGCGCCAGGGTAATCTGGGCTACCGTAACCTGACCGTGCCATTGCCTTTAAGCAATATCGTTGCCGTAGGCGATCTAGAAGGTTATATCCATTTACTCAGCCAGGATGATGGCAGTTTTGTTGGTCGCTTGCAGTTGGGCTCCAAACCCATCATGTCACTGATTGCAGGCAGCAATGCCAACCAATTCTTTGCGCAATCGCGTGACGGCCACATTTACGCAGTCACTTACAAATAA
- a CDS encoding tetratricopeptide repeat protein, producing MAYDLEEQEQLDEFRAWWNKNGKLVTRLVIAAVVVYGGWQGYQSWMNSKATAASTAYQTLVSTSLLDVDSKKAEQISKEAEAIEKDYSMTPYAGRAALFAAHALHEAKQSEAAEKQLRWALAEAKEPAIKHMAAIEIAGLQIERNALDDAKKTLAAIDDKGFDGIKNALLGDIYMANKQEKEAKEAYNKALSGLDPEGKLFYLTQQKLDALG from the coding sequence ATGGCATACGATTTGGAAGAACAGGAACAACTGGACGAGTTTAGAGCCTGGTGGAACAAAAATGGTAAATTGGTCACGCGCCTGGTAATTGCTGCAGTAGTGGTATATGGTGGCTGGCAGGGTTATCAATCCTGGATGAACAGCAAGGCCACAGCAGCTTCAACAGCTTACCAAACACTGGTGAGCACGTCATTGCTGGATGTAGACAGCAAAAAAGCCGAACAAATCAGCAAAGAGGCTGAAGCTATCGAAAAAGATTACAGCATGACCCCTTATGCTGGCCGTGCGGCACTGTTTGCAGCACATGCCCTGCACGAAGCCAAACAGTCAGAAGCCGCCGAGAAACAATTGCGCTGGGCGCTGGCTGAAGCCAAGGAGCCTGCAATTAAACATATGGCCGCGATTGAGATTGCGGGCTTGCAGATTGAACGCAATGCGCTGGACGATGCTAAAAAAACCCTGGCAGCCATTGATGACAAAGGCTTTGACGGCATCAAGAATGCTTTACTTGGTGATATCTACATGGCCAATAAGCAGGAAAAAGAAGCCAAAGAAGCTTACAACAAAGCACTGTCAGGCCTGGACCCTGAAGGCAAACTCTTTTACCTGACCCAGCAAAAACTGGACGCACTGGGATAA
- a CDS encoding ATP-binding cassette domain-containing protein, with product MSDILLQARHLNKTYHQRTGTLGLNTQTIHALENVSLTMKKGTTLAVVGESGSGKSTLARGLMRLLPLDSGEVIFDGQDFLALDKSALRSARRHMQMVFQDPFASLNPRMRIGEVIAEGLVIHGIGNKSQQQDMVVQMLEKVGLQAEDVHKYPHQFSGGQRQRIGIARALILQPKLVVCDEPVSALDVSVQAQILLLLKQLQQEMGLSYLFITHDLRVVRHIADEVLVMQKGKVIEQGSVETIYNAPQQKYTQQLLSAIPGHGLRAVAA from the coding sequence ATGTCCGATATCCTGCTGCAAGCACGTCACCTGAACAAAACCTATCATCAGCGCACTGGCACTTTAGGCCTGAACACACAGACCATCCATGCGCTCGAAAATGTCAGCCTGACAATGAAAAAAGGCACCACGCTGGCCGTGGTCGGTGAATCTGGCAGCGGCAAGTCGACACTGGCGCGCGGCCTCATGCGCCTGCTGCCGCTAGATAGCGGAGAAGTGATATTTGATGGACAGGATTTCCTGGCATTGGATAAATCTGCCCTGCGCTCCGCACGCCGGCATATGCAAATGGTCTTTCAGGACCCTTTTGCTTCGCTGAATCCCAGGATGCGGATCGGTGAGGTGATTGCTGAAGGCCTGGTCATACACGGTATCGGAAACAAATCACAGCAACAGGACATGGTTGTACAAATGCTGGAAAAAGTCGGGCTGCAAGCAGAAGATGTACATAAATACCCGCACCAATTTTCCGGTGGGCAACGCCAGCGCATAGGCATTGCGCGTGCCCTGATACTGCAACCCAAACTAGTGGTATGCGACGAGCCGGTCTCGGCGCTGGATGTTTCCGTACAGGCGCAAATTCTACTACTGCTGAAGCAACTACAGCAGGAAATGGGGCTCAGTTACCTGTTTATCACGCATGATTTACGCGTGGTCAGGCACATTGCGGACGAGGTACTGGTCATGCAAAAAGGCAAAGTAATTGAGCAAGGAAGCGTAGAAACCATTTATAATGCTCCCCAACAAAAATATACCCAACAGCTGCTTAGCGCGATTCCAGGCCATGGATTACGTGCAGTAGCAGCTTAA